The genomic interval TTTTGAAATTACATCGCAACGCTTATAACCGTTACTACCTTCGCCCCAGAATCGTTTTAAAAAACCTGTTGTCCATAAGAAGCGCTTCTGATGTTACAAGATACGTTGAAGGCGGTTTAAATATCATCAAAAATACCTTAAGCAAGTTCTAAATGAGTATTGGCAATAAAATGGTTATAGTGATTCCTGTATTTAATGATTGGGATAATGTAAGCTTGTTACTGCCTCTTATCAGTTCAGCTCTTAAAGAAGCCAATGACGCCGAAAATTGCGAGATTTTGCTGGTCGATGACGCCTCCACTATCTCTTTTAAGAGTGGCTTTTCTGTTAATGAATTCGCACACATAAAGAGTATAAAAATACTAAGATTAAAAAGAAATATAGGCCACCAAAAGGCCATTGCAATGGGTCTTTTTTATATACATCGTAATTTAGCTCCCAAAGCTGTATTGATAATGGATGGTGACGGCGAGGATAATCCTTCTGATCTACATAAATTAATAAACACTTGTGTTGAGAACAATTATGAAAAGATAGTCTTTGCTTTTAGGAATAAGAGATCAGAGGGGTATCTTTTTAGGATTTTTTATTTGTTTTATAAAATGATTTTCAGGCTCCTGACTGGTGTTAGTATTCGGATTGGTAATTTTAGCATTATTCCGGGCCAATTATTAGGACAGGTTATTACCCTTTCGGATATATGGCGGCATTACGCATCGGGAATTATGAAATCAAAGATAAACCGCATAGAAATTGCTGTTGACAGAGCAAAAAGGTTATGCGGTGAATCAAAGATGAATTTTACTGCTCTTATAATGCATGGTATAAGTGCTATTTCCGTTTATGGAGGTGTAGTGGGAATAAGGTTGTTGTTATTTTCTTTATTGGTAGCAATGACTTGTTCTGTTTTAATTTTTGTTACTGTTTTTATTCGGTTCTTTACAACATTAGCTATTCCAGGCTGGGCAACAAACGTGGTAATGACATTATTTGTCATCATTTTACAAACTATGCTCTTTATCTTATTTTTTATCTTTGTAATCTTCCAAAACATAGACTATAACCTCTCCTTTACGATTGAGAAAGAGTATGACTATCTTGTCGATAAAGTGACTGATGTGACATGAGTGCAGATTATTCATATGTTGGCACAGAGTTGGAAATTTTTAATGAAGCTGTAAACTGGAAGAGATATTTTACAGAGAAAATTGAACCATTCCTTGGCAATAATGTTTTAGAGGCAGGCGCAGGAATAGGCGGAACAACTAAGGCTCTGTGCCGGAAACACCATCATAATTGGGTTTGTATTGAACCGGATGCAGTGCTTGCTGACCAAATTAAGCAAAAAATAAGCAATGGCATATTGCCCTCTAATTGTAGTGTAAGAAATATGTTTGTATCCGATCTGCCTGAAACTGAGACGTATGATACTATAATATATATTGATGTAATTGAGCATATAAAAGACGATTTTAAAGAAATAGAAATGGTTGAGAGATTATTGAAAAAGAACGGTTTTTTAATTATACTTGTTCCTGCATACATGATTTTATATTCTGAATTTGATAGTAACGTTGGGCATTATAGAAGATATAACAAAAAAACCCTTCAGCGGATTATACCGGAAACCTTTAAAACTGTGCAGTTATTGTATCTTGATTCAGTTGGATTACTTGCATCTTTGGCTAATCGCTTATTTTTCAGGCAAGAGATGCCGTCAATGCAACAGATAAATAAGTGGGATAAGTATATTATTCCTATATCTAAAATAACTGACCCTCTGGTTAAATATAAAGCCGGACGCTCACTTGTTGGGGTATGGCAACATATTTGAGTATAGGTGTTGATGCAATTTGGCTTACGTATGTATGTGCAAAAAAGTTGACAAAAAACCTTCTGGAAATGATATAACGAGGTTGTATGAAAATGCCAGCGCGTATTAATCACAGGCAGCTTTTATTTTCTACTATCGCTTATCTGATTCCATTTTTTCTTGTAATAGCATACGACAAGATAATTCTGTCACGTCTATGGTACGTATCACCAGGTGATTGTGTTACAGGTAATTATGGTTTAGGTTTAAATTGGCTTACTTTGGATCCGTTAACTATTTTTCATTTGCCAATGTATTCGTTTCAGGAATTATTTGCAATTATAATTAAGTTCATGGGATTTCCCGATGATTTTGTAGTCACAGGGTATCTGCAGAAATTCAACAACATCGGGATAATTATCAATATCCTGATTTTAATAGCAACAGCCGTTTGGTTTGCTTATTTTGCGAACCTCTTGAAATTAAACATTATTGCCGTTTTCTTGTGTGGGCTGTTGGTTGCCTCAATGCCTGCTATCACTCTTATAATCACCTCGTGGTATGCACCTAATTTTACAATCGGTATCTTGTTAATACCCACTGCACTACCAATATTACATGCAATCTATACCGGCAAATTCCACTTAAGAAGTTTTTTTGCTGCTCTTGTCGTTATCGGTTTCTGTTTTTCTAACCATTTTTCCACAATGATTGTTCCTGTTGCCCTGATTATCAGCATATCTATTAGTTCATACGATAAACTTAATATTGTAATAAGCACTAACAAGGAAAATTTCGGAGCCAAAACATTTCTCGTATATTTGTTACACTTTGTGTTTATTGTAGATATATTTGTTGCCATTTTGTATTATCCTACGTTTTTTTCAATTTCTAAAAATTATTTCATTATTGTTTCGTTAGTAACGATATCATTATCTCTTACTATTTTATTATCATTGTATTACCTTAAAAGAAGAAAGCCGTTTGTTGCAAATTTAATTAAATATGTAAGCACACCTTTACTGGCAGGTTGGGCATTAGGCGCTAATTTTTTTATTCCTTATTGGGGAATAAGTGCCTCAAAAGCTTTTCTGTATAAGGGTATGGCTGACCCCCGGCTTCCTTTTACTGAGGTTTTAAGGAGATTGGATATATTTTATTTCGCTAAACAATTGTGGTGGAACTGGATAATTCTTTTGCTACTATCTTACGGAATATTTTTTGGCATTAAATTGTTATTAAAAAAAAACAGAACACATAGAATTGCTGTTTTTGTTCAATTTGTAGTTACTTTAACTATACTGCTCAATATTCTTATTGCTATGAACGTCACCATGGTAGGAGATAAATTAATAACCGGTAATGAGGTCAGGTATTTTGTACCGATGCTTTTTATTATCCCGATTTTTGTATATTATTTATTTAAAATTAAGCCAATCGGATATAAATTCATAGTTTGTCTGCTTTTTGTCCTTTCGTCGTTGTCCTTTTATGAATACATAAAGTATATAAATGCTGATAATGCAGAAGCTAATGCTCAGTTTATTCAAGCTGATAAGATTATAGATCAACATTTAGATAAGTATCCAAATGCAAGTATTATTTGTAAAAACACTTCTGTACCTGAAAGATGCGCCATACTTTCAGCCTTTCACAACTATCGCACACCTAAGAGCTTTGATAAGTTGAAGTTGACTGACTTGAGTAAACATAGAATAGTCTATTTCCATTGTACAGACGAAAATTCAAAAAAAGCTGAGTTTGCTAAGTTTATAAGAACTAATAATTTTACTAAACCCATACTCGTTTTACCTGAATCTTATGTTATTGAGTAAACCTCCGCATCTTATTTTAAGTGCTATAGCTTCATACAATCCATATTAGCGCAGCCACTTAAACACGGTGAGCAGTCTATGGTTTTTCTAACAATTTCCACATTATGGCCCAGTGGCCGCCACTGGGAGATGTCGTTAATGCCTCCACAAAACACTACTGTTTTCACACCCGCGCATCCGGCAATATGGGCACTCAGTGATTCCACCGTAAATATACATTCAGCTTTTTTGTAAAGGAGATATAATTCCCTTATACTTAACTTTCCCATCAGGTTAACAGCGTCTCTTTGCATGTGCTGTATTATATCCGAAAAGTACGGCAATTCGGAATTTGTGCCTGTAAACACTATTTTGTATGCCAACTCTATTTTCTCAATTATACGTGCCCATGACTCCGGTGACAGCATCTTTCTTGTATCCCCCGCACCGGGATGGATAACCACAAAGGGGCCGCCGATTGTGTTATTAATTATGTTGGTAACTTTTTTTTCATCAGTAGATTCCGTGTAGAGTTCATACTGGAGTTCGCTCAGTTTGGAGGTAATAGCTGCAGCATTCAGTACCTCAAGGTAGTGTTCCACCTCATGGTGACCCAGTGTCCATTTGGCTTTGTAGTCTAAAAGCTCACCAAAACCTCCTGTTGAATGCCCTGCTATGTATTTGACACCTCCCAGACGAAGGAGAGTGAGCAAATTACCGCCATAAGCTCTCAGCACAAAAGCTACGTCGTATTTTTTTACACGTAATATCATAAGCGCCTTTAAATAATCAAACACATGTTTTATAATTTTTGCCGG from Nitrospirota bacterium carries:
- a CDS encoding glycosyltransferase family 9 protein — encoded protein: MTKTKKNPLNYGYLYLNKKVIILLKLIDLLTTPLFKKRNIPEHINKILIVKPDHAGDVLMMTSVLQLIKHTYPSCQIDVLCGSWAVEILKGNPFIRKIIKLDHFMLNRKSKNFPAKIIKHVFDYLKALMILRVKKYDVAFVLRAYGGNLLTLLRLGGVKYIAGHSTGGFGELLDYKAKWTLGHHEVEHYLEVLNAAAITSKLSELQYELYTESTDEKKVTNIINNTIGGPFVVIHPGAGDTRKMLSPESWARIIEKIELAYKIVFTGTNSELPYFSDIIQHMQRDAVNLMGKLSIRELYLLYKKAECIFTVESLSAHIAGCAGVKTVVFCGGINDISQWRPLGHNVEIVRKTIDCSPCLSGCANMDCMKL
- a CDS encoding class I SAM-dependent methyltransferase; protein product: MSADYSYVGTELEIFNEAVNWKRYFTEKIEPFLGNNVLEAGAGIGGTTKALCRKHHHNWVCIEPDAVLADQIKQKISNGILPSNCSVRNMFVSDLPETETYDTIIYIDVIEHIKDDFKEIEMVERLLKKNGFLIILVPAYMILYSEFDSNVGHYRRYNKKTLQRIIPETFKTVQLLYLDSVGLLASLANRLFFRQEMPSMQQINKWDKYIIPISKITDPLVKYKAGRSLVGVWQHI
- a CDS encoding glycosyltransferase family 2 protein, which translates into the protein MVIVIPVFNDWDNVSLLLPLISSALKEANDAENCEILLVDDASTISFKSGFSVNEFAHIKSIKILRLKRNIGHQKAIAMGLFYIHRNLAPKAVLIMDGDGEDNPSDLHKLINTCVENNYEKIVFAFRNKRSEGYLFRIFYLFYKMIFRLLTGVSIRIGNFSIIPGQLLGQVITLSDIWRHYASGIMKSKINRIEIAVDRAKRLCGESKMNFTALIMHGISAISVYGGVVGIRLLLFSLLVAMTCSVLIFVTVFIRFFTTLAIPGWATNVVMTLFVIILQTMLFILFFIFVIFQNIDYNLSFTIEKEYDYLVDKVTDVT